A single region of the Streptomyces sp. NBC_01803 genome encodes:
- a CDS encoding MBL fold metallo-hydrolase encodes MSPTVTQVGDGTYLVGGTDVNWTVLTDGDAVTLIDAGYPGDERLVLESLRSLGFRPEQIAAVLITHAHIDHVGSLPGLLRRATFPVHTSEREARHARREYLEQATALDLVKRIWRPGHLRWSLAITRAGAARHVRVPEARPFPGGGPLDLPGRPVPIVTPGHTSGHTCYHLPESGAIVTGDALITGHPTSRVTGPHLVAPFFSHDPAGTLAALDLLEPVAADLILPGHGPAHRGPIKEAVALARERATPAR; translated from the coding sequence GTGTCCCCCACCGTCACCCAGGTCGGCGACGGCACATATCTCGTCGGCGGAACGGACGTCAACTGGACCGTCCTGACCGACGGCGACGCCGTGACGCTGATCGACGCGGGCTACCCCGGCGACGAGCGCCTGGTCCTGGAGTCGCTGCGCTCCCTCGGCTTCCGGCCCGAGCAGATAGCCGCCGTGCTGATCACGCACGCTCATATCGATCACGTCGGGTCGCTCCCCGGGCTGCTGCGGCGCGCCACGTTTCCCGTCCACACGTCGGAGCGCGAGGCGCGGCACGCGCGGCGCGAGTACCTGGAGCAGGCCACCGCCCTGGACCTCGTCAAACGGATCTGGCGGCCCGGGCATCTCCGCTGGAGCCTCGCCATCACGCGGGCCGGCGCCGCGCGGCACGTCCGGGTGCCCGAGGCGCGGCCGTTCCCCGGCGGCGGGCCGCTCGACCTCCCGGGCCGTCCGGTGCCGATCGTCACGCCCGGCCACACGTCGGGCCACACCTGCTACCACCTGCCGGAGAGCGGCGCCATCGTCACCGGCGACGCCCTCATCACCGGCCACCCGACCTCCCGGGTGACCGGGCCGCACCTGGTGGCACCCTTCTTCAGCCACGACCCGGCCGGTACCCTCGCGGCCCTGGACCTCCTGGAGCCCGTCGCGGCCGATCTGATCCTCCCCGGCCACGGCCCGGCACACCGCGGTCCGATCAAGGAGGCCGTCGCCCTGGCGCGCGAGCGGGCCACCCCCGCGCGGTAG